The Halioglobus maricola genome segment TCTTCCTCAAAAAAGCGCTCGTAGTCGCCAGAAGTAGAAACCGCGGTGTCTACCAGCGGAATAATCGCCGCGTACTCGCCCTCCTCGCGCGGGTGGCGAACACCAATCATGCGCGGCCGATCTCCCATGTCTCCGAGGATTCGGCTATCACCACCTGCTGAAACCACCGCCGAAGTAATGCCCGCCGCAACGAGGATACTGATGCCTCGGTCCACGGCATAGCCTTTGGCGATACCGCCCAGATCCAATGCCATACCAGGGCGCGCAAAGGCAATAGTCTGTCCCTGGGCGTCGAGCACAATGGATCGAAAATCGATCGCAGCCTGCGCTGCCTTCAGTGTCTCCCGCTCTGGCCGTTTACCCGAACGGTAATCGTAGTGCTGGCCTGCCGCAGCGAAACTGATATCAAAAGCGCCGTTACTTAATTGTGAGTAGTGTAGAGAACGTAGGACAACATTGAACATCTCAGCGGAAACTTTTTGCGGTGAACGCGCTGCCTCCCGGTTTACCCGACTGATTTCGCTCGCCGGCTTCCATGGGCTCATCATCGTATCGAGGCGTTCAAATTCCGCGAACACCTGCGCCTGTAGGGCGCGGCCGACATCTGCATCGTCCGCCCACAACTCAACACGCACCTCGGTGCCCATTATGGCGCGACCCCCACTAAGCCATTCCCCGGCAGAGACTGCGGAGACCCGACACGCACACAGGATCAGCAACAGGACAATGTGCACGCGGCAATGTTGCCGACTGAAAACCATTAAACTATTTCCCAAAAAAGCTGTTGCGGCCACCATGCCTGCTTTGCCACCACCACACAAGCCGGGATACTCTTGACGCCCCAAACCTTGACGCTGAACACTATGACTCATTCCCCTTCGCGGCTGATATATGGCTGTATGCGACTTCCGACACACGACCTTGCCGCCTGCCGCCAGATCCTGCAGGCCTGTCTCGACGTGGGAATAAATCATTTCGATCAAGCCGACATCTACGGCGGGGGGCAATGCGAAAAAGCCTTCGGAGACACCTGGAAGCACATGGGCGTCCAGCGTCACGAAATCGTCCTCACGAGCAAGTGTGGCATCGTACTGAATGGACAACCACACCCCGCTTCGCCAAAGCGTTACGACTTCTCTCGCGCGCACATTGTCACGTCCGTGGAAAACTCACTGCGGAGACTGGACACAGACTATCTTGATCAACTCCTATTGCACCGACCGGATTTTCTGATGGATCCGCACGAAGTCGCTGAGGCTTTTTCCCAACTGCAGCAATCCGGCAAGGTTCGCAACTTTGGCGTCAGTAACTTCACACGCTCACAGGTCGACCTCCTCAACGGAGCGCTGCAGGAGACAGTGATCGCGCATCAGTCAGAATTCAGTTTACTGAACCTTAAATCACTCGAAGACGGCACGCTGGACCAATGCATGGCACAGGGCATCCAGTACCAGGCCTGGAGCCCATTGGCGGGCAGCTTTGGTGAGGCCACAGATAGTCAGCGCGCCCGTCTCCAGCAGGAACTCGTAATCCAGGCAGAGAAGTACCAGCTCGAAAGCTGGCTCGTCGCCCTGGCCTGGGTGCTGAAACACCCAGCCAGAATTCACCCTTTGCTTGGCACCACACGCCCCGAACGCATTCTGAGTTCGATCTCCGCACTGGAAATCGATTACCACCGAGAGGACTGGTACGCTCTACTGGAAGCAAGCCGAGGTGTGGAGGTTGCCTGAAACTGGCTATTTGCCGGTAAGATATTTTGTCAGCGGGTGGCGCAGGAAATTGGGCAAGAACTTATCCACCCAGTAGTAGGCCTTGGTGTCCAGCCCCATGGGGAACGATGTCCCGCTCCCCTCTGCTGCGCGCTGAATATGCTCCGCAACATCTTCCGGCCCAAATTTTACGCCAAGCTTTTGCGGCATCTCTGCATCCACCACCTGACCCATGGCGGTGTTAATAACGGGAGGTTTCACACAGGTCACACGGATATCGTGCTCACGCCATTCCAGGTCAAGCGCTTCAGTGATGCCGTCAATATAGAACTTGCTCGCGCTGTAAACTGCCAGCAGGGGAATACCGTGGATGCTTGAAGCCGAGCAGAGGTTAACAACCGTCGCGCCAGGTGTTTTTGACAGTAGCTCGAAAGCACATTGCAATACGAGGGTCGCGCCGCGGATATTCACATCAATCATCAGGTCGTGAGCACGAGCTTCAATGCTCTGGAACTTACCCGCTGACAAAACACCTGCATTGTTAATCAGCAAATCGAGTCGGCCCGAGGAGTGCTCAGCGAAATCCTCGATCATCGCCGCTACTGATGCCTGATCGGTAACATCGCAGTAGCCGCCACATGCCTGAGGAAAATCTGCGCTGCTTAGTAGCTCGCCCACCATCTCGCCATTGAGGTCATAGAGCCCGACGAACCAACCCTGGCTCGCATAACGCCGCGCTGTTTCCAGGCCAATGCCCTGGGCCGCACCTGTAATCAGTACTGTCTTCATAGCGAATTACTCCCTGGTCGCTTCAGCGACTACGTTTACGATTGCCCGGGCCACTGCTTCCGGCTCTTGTTCCTCGACGAAGTGTCCGCGCTCTGGAAATAGCTCATAATTACCTTCCAACTGCGGCAAGGCAAGCAACCATTGCTGTCGTACAGAGTCTTTGGCGCAGGGATCCCAGAGGCCCCAGACCGCCCGCGCAGGGATGCTGCGCCCCCCGGCGCCCCACACCTTGCTAATTTTGTTGTGAATATTGCGATAGAACTCGCTGTTATCCTGCCAGCCCAGCGTTTCATCGAAGTAACGATAGCCATGACCCCATACGCCCGTCTGCTTAACGTTGCGCATAGAACTCAATGCATTGGACCGGGTACGAAACATGTCACGGTACATCTGCTCTTTTGCTGACAGCTGCCGGGTAAGCGCTCGCCAAGCGAAACTCACCGAGTGCCGAAGGAATGCGAATCTACCCGCAGGCGAAAACATCACCATCGGGGGAATAAACCGCCACCAGCGAGCAGGCCACCAGTGGCCAAGTCGATTCCAGGCCATGAATCCCGGGAATGGGAAATTCCGGTAGTCAAAACCATCGGCAGGCATGGGAAAAACGGTGGTATTCATCAAGACCAGGGCATTCACTCGCTCTGGCATATCAATGAAGGCGCCAACGCCGATCGCTCCGCCCCAATCGTGAATCACGAGCGTTGCGTCTCTCAGGTCCAGATACTCGACCAACTCACGAAGATTGCGAGCATGATGAAAGTCGACCATTTCAAAGCTGGCCTGATCGGAGAGCCCAAAGCCAATGTGGTCCATGGCAACGACTCTCACGGCGCCATCAAACTGGCTGACCATCGCATCCATCGCCTGGCGATAGGTGTATGAACTTTCGGGATTACCATGCACGAAAACGACCGTGGCGAGAGGCTCGCCCTGGCCCAGCACGCTATCGTAGAAAAACAGTTTCTTGCCCGCATCGGGGCCCGCTTGCAGCACATACCAACGAGCTTCAGCGCCCGCCGGCAAATAGTCCGGGGGTACCGTGTCTAGCGGCGTATTACCCCGAACTGAAACGACGTGTGTCATATTGGTATCGCACGAATGAAAGCGCGGAGAGCGTATCAGCGGAAGCGCGCTGGCCGGGAGGTCATTTTCCGCCTGTAGGGAATACCTGACGCCACTCATTTTTCATATCGACAATCACCCAACCGCGATCAGGCCCTTCATCGAGCCCACGATCCAGTCGGCCGATATGCGAGTCACGATCGTATGCCCACTCGCGCTCGGCATCGGTATGATGAATGATCACGCCGAGGCTGGCGCCCTCTCGCGCGGTCACCCACTCCAACATCTGGAAATCACCGTCGGAATTTCCCACCGCCATAATCGGGCGTCGACCAATGTGGCTGTGAATGCCCACGGGCTTACCTTCCTTGTCGTCGATAAAGTCGATTTCCGGCGCACGTACCAGAGTGGGTACGCCGTCGCGAACCTCGTAAGTGGTTTTTACACTGGAACCCACGACCTGCTCGGGGGGAATGCCATACACCTCTTCTGTCCACGGTCGCATAAAGTCGATCCCACCCCCGGAGACGATATAGGTGGCGAAATCGTTCGCTCGCAGGTAGTCGAGTAGCTCGAGCATCGGCAGGTAGACCATCTCGTTATACTTGAGGCCCGTGCGTGGATGCCGTGCTGTCTCCAGCCAAGCGGTCGCAGCGGCATCGAATTCATCGGTCGTGATATTGCCATGCGTCGCCCCGACCAGTTCGAGAATCGCGGATGTACCACCGGCAAGGGCCTTGCCGATGTCGCCCTTGAGCACAGACGCGAAAGGCTCCTGAGCCTTCCACTCAGGATGCTCAGGCGCCATGGCCTTGACCCGGTCGACGGCAAAAATGAGCTGGAAATACATTGGCTGTTCAGCCCAGAGGGTGCCGTCATTGTCGAATACTGCAATGCGCTCCGCCGGGGGGACATAGGCGGGGGAGCCCTCAGTGCTGACCTTAGCCACAAATGCCTCGATGGCTTTGCGCGAAGAACCATCCTGCCAGGATGACAACGGTGCCTGCCCCGCCCACAAAGGCGTTGCCACAACCACCAGCAAAGCGGCCAGACAGGCCGCTAGCAAACGTGCCGGCATACTACTATTCGCCGATGTTCGGGCCGTACAGGCCTACGCCCAACTTACCCGAAATATAGCTGATCGCCTTTAGCCCTTTGACGCTGTTACCCGCAGGATTTAGTGGTGGCGCGAATGTGGCAATGGCAAACTTGCCTGGAACAACAGCGACAATGCCACCGCCCACACCTGTTTTGGCTGGCAGGCCTGCGCTGTACATCCACTCACCCGATTCATCATAAAAACCGGCGGTGGCCATGATGGCCAACAGCTCTGGAACATCTTCCTTATCCAACACTTTCTTCCCGGTCACCGGGTTCACACCTTCATTGGCAAGGGTGGCGCCCATCATCGCCAGGTCGTGAGTGTTGATGCCGATTGAGCACTGGCGTGTGTACACGCGCAGGGCTTCTTCGGGATCACTGTAGAGTCGGCCATAGTTGTACAGAAGGTTGGCGATACCGCGATTGGACCAGGCAGTTTCGTACTCGGAGTCGTAGACCTCCTCCAGAACGGTTAACTCACGGCCTGCATAAGCTTCGATATTTCCCAGGACCTTCTTCCAGCGCTCCTTCTCCGAATCGGCTTCCACCAGGCTGACAGCGGCGATTGCGCCGGCGTTGACCAGGGGATTGACCGAGCGGTCTTCATAGATTTCCAGGGCAATCTTGGAATTGAACGGTAACCCGGTAGGCTCGACACCAATTTTTTCGCGCAGGGTCTTCGGCCCCTGTTCCGCCATAATCAGCGACGCGGTGAAGGGCTTGGATACGGACTGGATGGAAAATTCGTACTTCTGCTCGCCCGCCGAGTACACCTCGCCATCGCGGGTGATTATCACCACCCCGAACATATCACTGGGCACCGACGCCAGAATCGGGATGTAGTCCGCGTTTGCACCTTCCTTGACGTTCTTGAATTTGGCGTACGCCTCATCCACGGCTTGCTGGTACTGATCCGGGCTGATACTTGCTGCCATGACCTGGGTCGTAGCAAAAACACCGGCGGCCACGAGGGCCAGGCCCTTTAGAGTTTTGTTCAACAACATAATGCTCTCCGATCTTGTTACAGATTTTTCAAAAATAATTTTGCGGGTCTATTAACGGGGGAAGTTCACTTTCAGGGACATCTGGATGCGCAGGTCATCGCCGCTGGCTCCATCGACATCCTCACGCTCACCCCAGATCAACTCACCACCCACCAGAACACCATCGGTGGGATAGTGCAGCAGGTTGATCTGGGCGATCTGGCCGGTCTCGAATTCATCGAAAGCCTGCCCATCGGTGGTATCCAGGGTGATAGAGCTCCAGCCAACGGACGTGGACCAGCGTTCATTCCAGTAGTGATCGTAGTAGGCGACGATCCCCAGCAAAGGTACGGTCTCTGCGCCGTTGTTCTCCGGGTCATCGCTCTTAGGTGCAATATCCAGGCCGCCATCATTCATATAGTTACCAATACCCTCGCCATACACCACCTGCAGCTTCAGGCGGTCCAGGTCGGTGGTCTGGATCACCGTACTTGCGTTGATACCCCAGCCGAATTCATGGTCGCTGGCGCCAGTGTCCTTGCGCTCGAAGCCCAGCTTGCGGCCAATACCTGCTACCTGCCAGTGGCCCCAGTCAGTGTTGTCGCGGTAGCGCAGTACGATGTCTGGCACATCGTTCTTGGCCTGGAATTCATCGCCAAGGGTAGAGTCACAGCTGTCGCCGATTTCGTTCGCGCAATCGTCGCGGAACTTGCCGATACTAAGCGCCGTACCCGGGTCCTCCAGGGATACCGCAAATTCGTCTTCGCCCATGGGGAAGGTGTAACGGGCCTGCTGGTTGCGATAGAACACCATGCCTGTGGGGCCCCAGTAGTCGATCGTATTGGGGAAAACATCGGCGTCCATGAAGTTAGACCAGGTCTGGCCCATACCGAAATTTTTCCAAGTGCCGTAGGCGTGACGCAAGCGCGGCGTGGTTTGACCGGCGTCGCCTCCCGTTCCATAAAGCTCCCACTCAAACAGAGCAGTGACCTTGCCCGCATCCGTATCCCAGTCGCCAGCAAAGCCCAAGCGGCTCTGACGCACGGAGAACACGAACTCACCATCGTCGCCGTACATGCCCTCTGTGGTGGGTATGGTGCTGACCCGAAGCGTATCGTTCCAGTCGGGATCAACGCGATTGAAATCATAAATGGCATCTGCCATCACAAAACCATAGATATCAAAGCCCAGCACCGTCTCGGCAGAAATATCCTTCGGTGCCGAGGCCACTGCTACCGGCTCATGCAAATCTTCAACCGGCACTGTCGCCATGGGTGCCTGGGCTGGATCGCTCGACTTTAGCCGCTGCAGCTCCTGCTGCATCATCTGTATGGCCTCTTGTTGTTGGACCAACTGGGCCTCCAGCTTTTGGATGCGTTCAGCGTCAGACTGTGCCAGCGCCAAAGGGGTTTGGATAGTGGCAGCCACAGCCGCCGCCATGACAAGATTTCTGCGCAAATTCATAGATATAGAGCCCCAAAAGGTAAATTCATCTACTAAAAGTAGCAGCTATCCACCACATGCCAAGTTCCGACGGGCTAGACTGGGCAAATATGGGCATTTTGTACTACTGTTGCCCATACCAGGCCAAGCACACCGAGGCATCGGCGACTGGCCATTACAGGAGAACTCAAATATGAAATTGCACCGCCTACTCGCCGCAGCAATGCTCAGCACTGTCGCCGCATCCATTCCGGCACACGCCGCCAAGGATATCTCCATTCTCGCCACAGGCGGCACCATCGCCGGTTCAGCAGACACCCAGACCCAGGCCGGCTATACCTCAGGTCAGGTCGGTGTAGAGACCCTGCTCGCAGCAGTGCCCCAACTCAAGGACCTGGCGGACATCAGCGGCGAGCAAGTTGCGAATGTCGGTAGCCAGGACATGAATGACGCTATCTGGTTAGACCTGGCCGAGCGGGTCAATACCCTGCTGGCCACCAAGAAAACTGAGGGCGTGGTGATTACCCATGGCACCGATACGATCGAGGAGACCGCCTACTTCCTCAACCTGGTGATCGACAGCGACAAACCGGTGGTACTCACTGCCGCAATGCGTCCCTCCACCGCACTCTCTGCTGACGGCCCGCTGAACATCTACAACGCGGTGGCGGTGGCTGCCGACATTCGCGCTGCAGGCCGCGGCGTGTTGGTCGTGGTGAACGACGATATTCACGGGGCCAGGGCTGTGACCAAAACCAACACAACCGATGTGCAAACATTCCTTTCGCCGGAACGCGGCCTGATCGGTACCACCCTGTACGGCAAGAATACCTTCTATCGCGGCCCCTACCGGGCTCACACTTCAGGTGCTGAGTTTTCTCTCAAGGGCGTAAAGGAGTTACCCCGGGTAGATATTCTTTATATGCACGCCAATTTCTCCGCCGACATCATTGACGCTGCAGTAGCCAATGGCGCCAAAGGGCTGGTTATCGCGGGGGTCGGCAATGGCAACATGACGACCGATTCGCAGGCAGCGGTCGCCCGTGCCACCAAGGCGGGTGTCGCGGTTGTTCGCTCCTCTCGTGTATTCAGTGGTGCTACCGGCCGCAATGTAGAGACCGACGACGACACCTTAGGCACTGTTGCCTCGGGGGAACTGAACCCCGCGAAGGCACGGGTACTGCTGCAACTGGCGCTGCTTAAGACAAAAGACGCCGGTAAAATTCAGGCAATGTTCGACAAGTACTAGGCACTGAGTTCGCGGTAGACTTCAGTCAAGCGAGTTGTTCGATAGGCGAGAGCCTCCTCATCGAGCAACTCGCGTTCCTGCGCCAGATACCACGCCAACTCCAGGTAGCGATAAACATAGCCGTGGCGCTGTAATCGCAACCACTCTTCCGCAGTAGCATCGCGCTGAAGGTAGTACTGCAGGACTTCTGTCGCTTGCGGCTCAGTCAGATCATCACCGTGAACCACAACCGCCAGCTCGTGCCAGGGGCTGGCGTTGGCAGCATACTCCCAATCCAGTGCGTAGAGTGTGCCACCACTGTACAGGCGATTGGCTTGCAACAGGTCGTTGTGACACAACACTGAAGGGCCCTCTTCAGCGGCACATACCTGAAATTGGCGAGCAACGGCCTCGCGATGCGGCTGCAGCAAAACCCAAGCTTGCAAATTTTCTCTTTGAATCTGCTTATCGTAGCTCGCCAGACGAGCAGCCAGATCCAGCCGATGGTGTCGCACTGGCAGCCGGTGAATTTCGCGTAGCAAACAGGCCAGTGCCTGCAGATCGACTCGCTGCTCAGGTTCCGGGGGCAGGTAGTCACATACCAGCACACCCAGATCCGGGTTGAAGTAGCGGGGCACAGGCGCCAGCGCCGCTTCTGCGGCTGACTGCAGGATGGTCCACTCATGCTGGCGGTTTATCCCGTTAGCTGCAGGATTCACCCCATCCACGCGCACAACAAACTGGCGACCCATCGTTCCAACGAGAACACTCCAGTTGCTGTGTCCTCCCGCCAGTATTCGCTCAATAAGAGGCGCACCATCCAATGCCGGCTCACACTGCCACTGGCGCCACTGCCCCAGGGCCTGCTCCAGCTTCAGCTGGATTGCATGCGGTAGTGATGTAGCCATTTGCGATAACCGAATACGACGATGACCAGGTAAACCATGAACAATAGCGCGGTCAGGTACAAGCCCCGGTCGAGATAGAGGTAGATAGACACGCTGTCGATAACCAGCCAATACAACCAATTCTCAAGCACCTTGCGCGCCACCATCCAGGTTGTGAGAATGCTACCCCATGTCGTAAATGAGTCGAGAAAGGGCAAGGCCGCTCCAGTGTACTTGGCAAGCAGCAGGCCGCTGATCGCCGCGGCCGACAACACCAGGCCGATGGCCAACACATGCCTGGTAGGATTCCAGCGGGTAATTTCC includes the following:
- a CDS encoding FAD:protein FMN transferase yields the protein MVFSRQHCRVHIVLLLILCACRVSAVSAGEWLSGGRAIMGTEVRVELWADDADVGRALQAQVFAEFERLDTMMSPWKPASEISRVNREAARSPQKVSAEMFNVVLRSLHYSQLSNGAFDISFAAAGQHYDYRSGKRPERETLKAAQAAIDFRSIVLDAQGQTIAFARPGMALDLGGIAKGYAVDRGISILVAAGITSAVVSAGGDSRILGDMGDRPRMIGVRHPREEGEYAAIIPLVDTAVSTSGDYERFFEEEGVRYHHILDPATGESADGLQSATVIAPLSLDCDALSTTVFVLGIERGLALVNSLEGVDAILIDADGKLHYSDELLLSTTE
- a CDS encoding aldo/keto reductase, producing the protein MTHSPSRLIYGCMRLPTHDLAACRQILQACLDVGINHFDQADIYGGGQCEKAFGDTWKHMGVQRHEIVLTSKCGIVLNGQPHPASPKRYDFSRAHIVTSVENSLRRLDTDYLDQLLLHRPDFLMDPHEVAEAFSQLQQSGKVRNFGVSNFTRSQVDLLNGALQETVIAHQSEFSLLNLKSLEDGTLDQCMAQGIQYQAWSPLAGSFGEATDSQRARLQQELVIQAEKYQLESWLVALAWVLKHPARIHPLLGTTRPERILSSISALEIDYHREDWYALLEASRGVEVA
- a CDS encoding SDR family oxidoreductase, which gives rise to MKTVLITGAAQGIGLETARRYASQGWFVGLYDLNGEMVGELLSSADFPQACGGYCDVTDQASVAAMIEDFAEHSSGRLDLLINNAGVLSAGKFQSIEARAHDLMIDVNIRGATLVLQCAFELLSKTPGATVVNLCSASSIHGIPLLAVYSASKFYIDGITEALDLEWREHDIRVTCVKPPVINTAMGQVVDAEMPQKLGVKFGPEDVAEHIQRAAEGSGTSFPMGLDTKAYYWVDKFLPNFLRHPLTKYLTGK
- a CDS encoding alpha/beta fold hydrolase → MTHVVSVRGNTPLDTVPPDYLPAGAEARWYVLQAGPDAGKKLFFYDSVLGQGEPLATVVFVHGNPESSYTYRQAMDAMVSQFDGAVRVVAMDHIGFGLSDQASFEMVDFHHARNLRELVEYLDLRDATLVIHDWGGAIGVGAFIDMPERVNALVLMNTTVFPMPADGFDYRNFPFPGFMAWNRLGHWWPARWWRFIPPMVMFSPAGRFAFLRHSVSFAWRALTRQLSAKEQMYRDMFRTRSNALSSMRNVKQTGVWGHGYRYFDETLGWQDNSEFYRNIHNKISKVWGAGGRSIPARAVWGLWDPCAKDSVRQQWLLALPQLEGNYELFPERGHFVEEQEPEAVARAIVNVVAEATRE
- a CDS encoding HAD family hydrolase — encoded protein: MPARLLAACLAALLVVVATPLWAGQAPLSSWQDGSSRKAIEAFVAKVSTEGSPAYVPPAERIAVFDNDGTLWAEQPMYFQLIFAVDRVKAMAPEHPEWKAQEPFASVLKGDIGKALAGGTSAILELVGATHGNITTDEFDAAATAWLETARHPRTGLKYNEMVYLPMLELLDYLRANDFATYIVSGGGIDFMRPWTEEVYGIPPEQVVGSSVKTTYEVRDGVPTLVRAPEIDFIDDKEGKPVGIHSHIGRRPIMAVGNSDGDFQMLEWVTAREGASLGVIIHHTDAEREWAYDRDSHIGRLDRGLDEGPDRGWVIVDMKNEWRQVFPTGGK
- the glsA gene encoding glutaminase A; the protein is MLLNKTLKGLALVAAGVFATTQVMAASISPDQYQQAVDEAYAKFKNVKEGANADYIPILASVPSDMFGVVIITRDGEVYSAGEQKYEFSIQSVSKPFTASLIMAEQGPKTLREKIGVEPTGLPFNSKIALEIYEDRSVNPLVNAGAIAAVSLVEADSEKERWKKVLGNIEAYAGRELTVLEEVYDSEYETAWSNRGIANLLYNYGRLYSDPEEALRVYTRQCSIGINTHDLAMMGATLANEGVNPVTGKKVLDKEDVPELLAIMATAGFYDESGEWMYSAGLPAKTGVGGGIVAVVPGKFAIATFAPPLNPAGNSVKGLKAISYISGKLGVGLYGPNIGE
- a CDS encoding DcaP family trimeric outer membrane transporter encodes the protein MNLRRNLVMAAAVAATIQTPLALAQSDAERIQKLEAQLVQQQEAIQMMQQELQRLKSSDPAQAPMATVPVEDLHEPVAVASAPKDISAETVLGFDIYGFVMADAIYDFNRVDPDWNDTLRVSTIPTTEGMYGDDGEFVFSVRQSRLGFAGDWDTDAGKVTALFEWELYGTGGDAGQTTPRLRHAYGTWKNFGMGQTWSNFMDADVFPNTIDYWGPTGMVFYRNQQARYTFPMGEDEFAVSLEDPGTALSIGKFRDDCANEIGDSCDSTLGDEFQAKNDVPDIVLRYRDNTDWGHWQVAGIGRKLGFERKDTGASDHEFGWGINASTVIQTTDLDRLKLQVVYGEGIGNYMNDGGLDIAPKSDDPENNGAETVPLLGIVAYYDHYWNERWSTSVGWSSITLDTTDGQAFDEFETGQIAQINLLHYPTDGVLVGGELIWGEREDVDGASGDDLRIQMSLKVNFPR
- a CDS encoding type II asparaginase; this encodes MKLHRLLAAAMLSTVAASIPAHAAKDISILATGGTIAGSADTQTQAGYTSGQVGVETLLAAVPQLKDLADISGEQVANVGSQDMNDAIWLDLAERVNTLLATKKTEGVVITHGTDTIEETAYFLNLVIDSDKPVVLTAAMRPSTALSADGPLNIYNAVAVAADIRAAGRGVLVVVNDDIHGARAVTKTNTTDVQTFLSPERGLIGTTLYGKNTFYRGPYRAHTSGAEFSLKGVKELPRVDILYMHANFSADIIDAAVANGAKGLVIAGVGNGNMTTDSQAAVARATKAGVAVVRSSRVFSGATGRNVETDDDTLGTVASGELNPAKARVLLQLALLKTKDAGKIQAMFDKY
- a CDS encoding choline/ethanolamine kinase family protein encodes the protein MATSLPHAIQLKLEQALGQWRQWQCEPALDGAPLIERILAGGHSNWSVLVGTMGRQFVVRVDGVNPAANGINRQHEWTILQSAAEAALAPVPRYFNPDLGVLVCDYLPPEPEQRVDLQALACLLREIHRLPVRHHRLDLAARLASYDKQIQRENLQAWVLLQPHREAVARQFQVCAAEEGPSVLCHNDLLQANRLYSGGTLYALDWEYAANASPWHELAVVVHGDDLTEPQATEVLQYYLQRDATAEEWLRLQRHGYVYRYLELAWYLAQERELLDEEALAYRTTRLTEVYRELSA
- the pnuC gene encoding nicotinamide riboside transporter PnuC, yielding MSIDSLLDALQAMSVWEVVAVLLGIAYLLLVVRESLWCWYAAFGSTAIFLYIFWDVGLVMESGLQVYYLAMAVYGWWQWQHGSGEAGELEITRWNPTRHVLAIGLVLSAAAISGLLLAKYTGAALPFLDSFTTWGSILTTWMVARKVLENWLYWLVIDSVSIYLYLDRGLYLTALLFMVYLVIVVFGYRKWLHHYRMQSS